One segment of Alistipes finegoldii DSM 17242 DNA contains the following:
- a CDS encoding STM3941 family protein → MRKVYHFKMLRTAALILIGAPAFGAAGLLLIRLHPGNLPVRIVGYAGILFFGGCFAAGLLVLRRLARNSEALTLTPEKLTVRQPNGREYALKWNEIRSFREADINGQPFIAVITSEPQKPAVQSHNRLRLWLRRLDERLTGSAINISPSSIHCRRDELYATLCEYLEKYGR, encoded by the coding sequence ATGAGAAAAGTCTATCACTTCAAAATGCTCCGGACGGCGGCCCTGATACTTATAGGCGCCCCTGCATTCGGAGCGGCCGGCTTGCTGCTCATCCGCCTGCATCCCGGCAACCTGCCCGTAAGGATCGTAGGCTATGCCGGCATACTCTTTTTCGGAGGTTGTTTCGCTGCCGGACTGCTCGTCCTCCGACGGTTGGCACGCAACAGCGAAGCGCTGACACTCACACCCGAAAAACTCACGGTCCGCCAACCGAACGGCAGAGAGTACGCGCTGAAATGGAACGAAATCCGATCCTTCCGTGAAGCAGACATCAACGGACAACCCTTTATCGCAGTCATCACCTCCGAACCGCAAAAGCCGGCCGTGCAGAGCCACAACAGGCTTCGCCTATGGCTGAGAAGGCTCGACGAACGGCTCACGGGTTCGGCGATCAACATTTCACCCTCCTCCATCCATTGCAGGCGGGACGAATTATACGCAACGCTTTGCGAATACCTCGAAAAATACGGACGATAA
- a CDS encoding helix-turn-helix transcriptional regulator: protein MDQSKLERLLRLMKLLTANTTYNIDQLAERLQMSRRTVYRYIDTFREAGFVIKKSGNCIRLDKESPHFRDISQLVHFTEEEAVILKSAIENIDDTNMLKQNLKRKLYSVYDNKTLADTVVRGKNSPNIRTLIEAIDEHRQVILHGYQSAHGGEVRDRRVEPFAFTTNYVQVWCYDPEAHACKLFKTSRIGSAELTEAPWEHEPEHCEGFIDAFRMHGGARRRVRLELGLLAYNLLCEEYPLAERDVRPLGRGRWLLDTEVAGFAGVGRFVVGLLDDIRIVDSPELTTYIHNYIRANIS, encoded by the coding sequence ATGGACCAATCCAAACTCGAACGCCTGCTGCGGCTGATGAAACTGCTGACGGCAAACACCACATACAACATCGACCAACTGGCCGAGCGGCTGCAGATGTCGCGCCGGACGGTTTACCGCTACATCGACACCTTCCGCGAAGCGGGATTCGTCATCAAGAAGAGCGGCAACTGCATCCGTCTCGACAAGGAATCGCCCCATTTCCGCGACATCTCTCAGCTCGTCCACTTCACCGAGGAGGAGGCGGTGATACTCAAAAGCGCCATCGAGAACATTGACGACACGAACATGCTCAAACAGAACCTCAAGCGCAAACTCTACTCGGTATACGACAATAAAACGCTGGCGGACACGGTCGTACGGGGCAAGAACTCTCCGAATATCCGCACGCTCATCGAAGCCATCGACGAGCATCGGCAGGTGATCCTGCACGGCTACCAGTCGGCGCACGGCGGCGAAGTCCGCGACCGCAGGGTAGAGCCGTTCGCCTTTACGACCAATTACGTGCAGGTGTGGTGCTACGATCCCGAAGCGCATGCCTGCAAGCTCTTCAAAACCTCGCGCATCGGCTCCGCCGAGCTGACCGAAGCCCCGTGGGAACACGAACCGGAACACTGCGAAGGTTTCATCGACGCCTTCCGCATGCACGGCGGCGCACGCCGCCGCGTACGGCTGGAGCTGGGACTGCTGGCCTACAACCTGCTCTGCGAGGAGTACCCGCTGGCCGAGCGCGACGTCCGGCCGCTGGGCAGGGGACGCTGGCTGCTGGACACCGAAGTGGCGGGATTCGCCGGGGTAGGCCGCTTCGTGGTAGGGCTGCTGGACGACATCCGCATCGTCGATTCGCCCGAACTTACCACATATATACACAATTATATCAGAGCGAATATTTCCTGA
- the dnaA gene encoding chromosomal replication initiator protein DnaA encodes MLNNAQTYSDMWQNCLDRIKAQTSEEEFVKWFQPIVPLEFDGTNLRLRVPNESYVHQIEKNYIPFLRPIISQLYGQQTRLHYAVPRSAAQAVPVTADADTTAISRFNTQTNTANIKNPFVIPGLKKIIIDPQLNPGLTFATFIEGECNRLARSAGMSVAVNPGNNPFNPLYIYGNSGLGKTHIVQAIGHEVRQRHPELQVLYVSMNKFQAQFQTAYKNGEIPDFIHFYQMIDVLIIDDIQELTGKTGTQNAFFNIFNHLQLAGKQLILTSDKPPVELKDIEQRLLTRFKWGLSAQLNTPDHETKLKIIRVKAQKLGAQISDDVVAYLADNISANVREIEGALSSLVANASFLGRKITTSLAKEILKVYVQLYQKEITIDHIIKVVCEYLNLDFERFNSTERTREIAQARQIAMYLSKQHTKAPLTTIGSAIGGRNHATVLHSCKAVSNLIETDKAFRRQVEEIEKKVLAQ; translated from the coding sequence ATGTTAAACAACGCGCAAACATATAGCGATATGTGGCAGAACTGCCTTGACCGAATCAAGGCCCAGACCTCCGAAGAGGAGTTCGTGAAATGGTTCCAGCCGATCGTACCGCTCGAATTCGACGGCACGAACCTTCGCCTGCGCGTTCCCAACGAGAGCTACGTCCACCAGATCGAGAAGAACTACATTCCGTTCCTGCGCCCGATCATCTCGCAGCTCTACGGCCAGCAGACCCGGCTGCACTACGCCGTGCCCCGTTCGGCCGCTCAGGCCGTACCCGTCACCGCCGACGCCGACACCACGGCCATCTCGCGTTTCAACACGCAGACCAATACCGCAAATATAAAGAATCCCTTCGTAATTCCGGGACTCAAGAAGATAATTATCGACCCGCAGCTCAATCCGGGTCTGACGTTCGCGACCTTTATCGAAGGCGAATGTAACCGGCTGGCGCGCTCGGCGGGCATGTCCGTGGCCGTGAATCCGGGCAACAACCCCTTCAACCCCTTATATATATACGGGAACTCAGGATTGGGCAAAACCCACATCGTGCAGGCCATCGGCCACGAGGTGCGGCAGCGCCATCCCGAACTGCAGGTGCTGTACGTCTCGATGAACAAGTTTCAGGCGCAGTTCCAGACGGCCTACAAGAACGGCGAAATCCCCGATTTCATCCACTTCTACCAGATGATCGACGTGCTGATCATCGACGACATTCAGGAGCTGACGGGCAAGACGGGTACGCAGAACGCGTTCTTCAACATCTTCAACCATCTCCAGCTGGCGGGCAAGCAGCTGATCCTCACTTCGGACAAGCCGCCCGTGGAGCTGAAGGACATCGAACAGCGGCTGCTGACGCGTTTCAAATGGGGACTCTCGGCCCAGCTCAATACGCCGGACCACGAAACGAAACTCAAAATCATCCGCGTAAAGGCCCAGAAACTCGGCGCCCAGATTTCGGACGACGTGGTGGCCTATCTGGCCGACAACATCTCGGCCAACGTGCGCGAAATCGAAGGCGCGCTCTCGTCGCTGGTCGCCAACGCCTCGTTCCTCGGCCGCAAGATCACCACGTCGCTGGCAAAGGAGATACTGAAGGTATACGTGCAGCTCTACCAGAAGGAGATCACCATCGACCACATCATCAAGGTCGTATGCGAGTACCTGAACCTCGATTTCGAACGCTTCAACTCGACGGAGCGCACGCGTGAGATCGCGCAGGCGCGGCAGATCGCCATGTACCTCTCCAAGCAGCACACCAAAGCACCGCTCACGACCATCGGTTCGGCCATCGGAGGGCGCAACCACGCTACGGTGCTCCACTCGTGCAAAGCCGTGTCGAACCTCATCGAAACCGACAAGGCATTCCGCCGCCAAGTCGAAGAGATCGAAAAGAAAGTACTCGCACAATAG